The nucleotide sequence ACGTGGGAGCCGGAACCTCCGACATTGCCGTGACCGCAGAGGGTACGGTCGTCGCCTACGGAATGGTTCCGAGTGCAGGGGACGAAATTACCGAAGCTCTGGCGGAAACCTGGCTTTTGGACTTTGACACGGCGGAGACAGCAAAGCGGAGCTGGCAATATCAGGAAATACGCTTTACCGACGTCCTGGGTCATAGCCGAAAAGTGCCTGGCCCGGAATTCATTCAGTCTATGGCCTCCGCCGTGAACGGGCTGTCAGAACTTATTGCCCGGGAAATTCTGAGCCTGAACGGCCGGCCTCCCGCAGCGGTGCTCTTGATCGGCGGAGGAAGCCTGACACCGGGGCTGCCGGAGAGTCTGGCCCGGAAGTTGGGCCTTCCCCCGGACCGCGTCGCTGTCCGGTCCGTGGAGCATGTGGCAGGTTTCGCCAGAATCCCGGCTAGACTCAAGGGTCCGGACGGTGTGACGCCCCTGGGAATCGCCCTGGCTGCCTTGGAACATCCGGTTCAGACCGCCGCGGTTCGGGTCGGCAGTGCGGAGGTACACCTGTTCGATTTTCGAGATCTCACGGTGGGGGATGCGTTGATTCAAGCGGGTATCCACATCCGTTCTCTATTTGGCCGCCCTGGCGCCGCCTTGACGGTGACCATCGGAGGAGAGAGGCGCATTCTTCCGGGCTCACCGGGGTCAGGGCCGGAGATCCGGCTGAATGGTTCACCTGCCACACTGGGCTCGCCGGTCACCAGCGGGGATCATATCGAGGTGCGACCCGGAGAAAACGGGAAAGACGCTTGGTGCCGAATCGAAGATTTGATTCCGCCCTTACAAAGTTTGTCGGTGTACGTGAATGGTGAATCCCGGCCCGTGCCGCCGCGCATTTTCATGAACGGAGACCGGGTGAAGCCGGACACCCCGGTGATTGACCGGGCCACGATCGAGGCGTACATCCCCGAGCGGTTGCAAGATGTGCTTGAAGATGTCGGGAGACCCGAAGCGTTCTCCCAACGAGAAATTCATTTTACATGGAATGGCAGATCCGTTCAGCACGTTCACCCCAACTGGATCGTGACATTGAACGGGGGGGCGGCCGAACCGGGAACTGTGGTGGCCGCGGGGGACCGGATCGAGATTGTGGAAGCTCCGCCTCCGGTACTGGCGGATTGGCTCGTCACGAATCCGGAACGCAGTCCCGGGCGGCCGGCCCTCACGGTCACCGTCAACGGCCGGTTGGTACGATTGGACGGGGAAGATTATAGGGCGTTCCGGTGCAACGGGCGCCCGGCTGACCCCGGGGCGCCGCTTCGAGACGGCGACGACTGGGTGGAAGTCTGGGACGGACAAGTTGGCGAATGGATCATCAGCGACCTGTTTCGAGTGATCGATCCCGAGAAGTTGCGACCTGCCGATGCCCGGTCGTTTCACGTGGAGGTCAATGGGGCCGAGGCGACATTCACCACGCCCCTTCACACCGGGGACAATGTGCGGCTCTACTGGACATAGGCGTTTCCCCTCGCCGGGGTCCCCCGGTCAAGG is from Kyrpidia tusciae DSM 2912 and encodes:
- a CDS encoding cell division protein FtsA; its protein translation is MVSEKSEPLFALDIGTRTVVGLTAIPGTKGLTIKAVEILEHETRSMLDGQIHDIPRVAELIRRLKGRLEKKVGPLRDVAVAAAGRALKTCRGKAVRAVNGSRLEADAVRGLELEALEQARRELAGDEESAGRYHCVGYSVVEYELDGTAIGNLLGQRGQEAGAEVIGTFLPKVVVESLAAALEAADLRMRALTLEPIAAIHALIPASMRKLNLVLVDVGAGTSDIAVTAEGTVVAYGMVPSAGDEITEALAETWLLDFDTAETAKRSWQYQEIRFTDVLGHSRKVPGPEFIQSMASAVNGLSELIAREILSLNGRPPAAVLLIGGGSLTPGLPESLARKLGLPPDRVAVRSVEHVAGFARIPARLKGPDGVTPLGIALAALEHPVQTAAVRVGSAEVHLFDFRDLTVGDALIQAGIHIRSLFGRPGAALTVTIGGERRILPGSPGSGPEIRLNGSPATLGSPVTSGDHIEVRPGENGKDAWCRIEDLIPPLQSLSVYVNGESRPVPPRIFMNGDRVKPDTPVIDRATIEAYIPERLQDVLEDVGRPEAFSQREIHFTWNGRSVQHVHPNWIVTLNGGAAEPGTVVAAGDRIEIVEAPPPVLADWLVTNPERSPGRPALTVTVNGRLVRLDGEDYRAFRCNGRPADPGAPLRDGDDWVEVWDGQVGEWIISDLFRVIDPEKLRPADARSFHVEVNGAEATFTTPLHTGDNVRLYWT